One Antarctobacter heliothermus DNA segment encodes these proteins:
- a CDS encoding FAD-binding and (Fe-S)-binding domain-containing protein produces MSDLAEILRKRTQGDVLFDRFSRGRYATDASLYQMMPLGVLAPKSKDDIAAALDIAREQGVPILARGGGASQCGQTVNTALVLDNSLYFNDILELDVDNMRCVVRPGIVLDELNRALRPHGLWFPVDVSTASRATIGGMAGNNSCGGKSLGYGMMRDNVLSIDAFLADGGHHHFGVGDVSGTLAALSDDMLRLGAREAEEINARFPKVMRRVGGYNIDALTPAQAPHNLSHLLVGSEGTLAYSTAIELKLWPLLAQKVLGVCHFATFHQAMDAAQHLVTLKPQGVELVDATMIALARDIPMFRTTIEEVVTGSPEALLLVEFAEEDSTRHPERLNALEEMMGDLGYTWSGTGRAWGGVTKVTDAAMQSRIADLRSSGLNIMMSMKDDGKPVSFVEDCAVELPDLAAYTAGLTEIFEKHGTRGTWYAHASVGCLHVRPVLNLKLDKDVRTMRAIAEECFDLVAKYKGSHSGEHGDGLVRSEFHEKMFGTRMVAAFAEVKKRFDPDGLFNPGKIVDAPKMDDRRLFRYGPDYAAPEMRTELDWSEWTGSGGGFQGAIEMCNNNGACRKLKGGVMCPSFRVTRKEQDVTRGRANSLRLAISGQLGPDALTSDAMAETMKLCVSCKGCTRECPTGVDMARMKIEVMAARAHKHGLTLHDRLVGYLPRFAPWASRLSFLANLRNSVPGLAKLTERLTGFTASRNLPRWSARPFRNDEVETVEPPKAVIFADCFNRYIEPENLRATVNVLGAANVPLHVAAAPRGERPLCCGRTFLSVGLVDEAKAEAQRLLAALLPYARQGIPIIGLEPSCLLTLRDEIPALLPGEDAALLGRQARMLEEYIADQDDNPDFTLSLQSPAPRILLHGHCHQKAMGVMTSIQKTLSRLPDTEIETVETSCCGMAGAFGYGTDTHDISLKMAEIDLAPTVRKACDATLIVADGTSCRHQVSDTTGRKPIHVARLLEMALK; encoded by the coding sequence ATGAGTGATCTGGCCGAAATCCTGCGGAAGCGCACCCAAGGCGATGTCCTGTTCGACCGCTTTTCCAGAGGACGCTACGCCACCGATGCCTCTCTGTACCAGATGATGCCGCTGGGTGTTCTGGCCCCCAAATCCAAGGATGATATCGCCGCCGCGCTGGACATTGCCCGCGAACAGGGCGTGCCGATCCTTGCGCGTGGGGGGGGGGCGTCACAATGCGGGCAGACGGTGAATACCGCGCTGGTTCTGGATAACAGTCTGTACTTCAATGACATTCTAGAGTTGGATGTCGACAACATGCGTTGCGTTGTGCGCCCTGGCATCGTTCTGGATGAACTGAATCGCGCACTAAGGCCGCACGGGCTGTGGTTTCCGGTGGACGTCTCTACGGCGTCGCGGGCCACCATTGGCGGCATGGCCGGTAACAATTCCTGCGGCGGGAAATCGCTGGGCTATGGCATGATGCGCGACAATGTTCTGTCCATCGACGCCTTTCTGGCCGATGGCGGCCATCACCATTTTGGTGTGGGCGACGTTTCTGGCACGTTGGCGGCGCTGTCAGATGACATGTTGCGCCTGGGCGCGCGCGAGGCCGAGGAGATCAACGCGCGGTTTCCCAAAGTCATGCGCCGGGTGGGCGGCTACAACATCGACGCGCTGACGCCTGCACAAGCGCCCCACAACCTGTCCCATCTTTTGGTCGGCTCTGAGGGGACGCTGGCCTATTCCACGGCTATCGAACTGAAACTTTGGCCGTTGCTCGCACAAAAGGTGCTGGGCGTTTGCCATTTTGCGACCTTCCATCAGGCGATGGACGCCGCGCAGCATCTGGTGACACTGAAACCGCAGGGCGTCGAGTTGGTGGATGCCACAATGATCGCGCTGGCCAGAGACATCCCGATGTTCCGCACCACAATCGAAGAGGTGGTCACCGGCTCGCCAGAGGCCCTTTTATTGGTTGAGTTCGCCGAAGAAGACTCAACGCGCCACCCTGAAAGGCTGAACGCGCTGGAAGAAATGATGGGTGATCTTGGCTATACATGGTCCGGTACGGGCAGGGCATGGGGCGGGGTGACCAAGGTCACGGACGCCGCAATGCAAAGCCGGATCGCCGATCTGCGCAGCTCCGGCCTGAACATCATGATGTCGATGAAGGATGACGGCAAACCCGTGTCCTTTGTCGAGGACTGCGCCGTCGAGCTGCCGGACCTTGCGGCCTATACTGCCGGGCTGACCGAGATCTTTGAAAAACATGGCACGCGGGGAACGTGGTATGCCCATGCCTCTGTCGGTTGCCTGCATGTGCGGCCGGTCCTGAACCTCAAACTTGACAAGGACGTGCGCACGATGCGCGCCATCGCCGAGGAATGCTTTGACCTTGTCGCCAAGTACAAGGGCTCCCATTCCGGCGAACACGGTGACGGGCTGGTTCGGTCAGAGTTTCACGAAAAGATGTTCGGCACCCGCATGGTCGCGGCCTTTGCCGAGGTCAAAAAGCGCTTTGATCCGGACGGGTTGTTTAATCCGGGCAAGATCGTCGATGCCCCGAAAATGGATGACCGTCGGCTGTTTCGCTACGGTCCCGATTACGCCGCGCCCGAAATGCGGACCGAGCTTGACTGGTCCGAATGGACTGGCAGCGGCGGCGGGTTTCAGGGCGCTATCGAGATGTGCAACAACAACGGTGCTTGCCGCAAGCTCAAGGGGGGCGTGATGTGCCCGTCTTTCCGCGTGACGCGCAAAGAGCAGGACGTGACACGGGGGCGGGCCAATTCGTTGCGCCTTGCGATCTCCGGGCAGTTGGGGCCCGATGCGCTGACCTCGGACGCGATGGCCGAAACGATGAAGCTATGTGTGTCCTGCAAGGGATGCACGCGTGAATGCCCCACCGGGGTCGACATGGCTCGCATGAAGATAGAGGTGATGGCCGCGCGGGCGCACAAACATGGGTTGACCTTGCATGATCGGCTGGTTGGCTATCTGCCGCGTTTTGCCCCGTGGGCGTCGCGCCTGTCATTCCTGGCGAACTTGCGAAACTCCGTTCCGGGACTGGCAAAGCTGACCGAGCGCTTGACCGGTTTCACCGCCTCACGGAACCTGCCGCGTTGGAGTGCGCGGCCCTTTCGAAATGATGAAGTCGAGACAGTAGAGCCGCCCAAGGCGGTGATTTTTGCGGACTGTTTCAACCGCTATATTGAACCGGAAAATCTGCGCGCTACGGTCAACGTGCTGGGCGCGGCGAACGTGCCGCTGCATGTGGCAGCAGCACCGCGCGGCGAACGCCCCTTGTGCTGTGGGCGCACGTTCCTTTCCGTAGGTCTTGTGGACGAGGCCAAGGCGGAGGCGCAGCGCCTGTTGGCTGCGCTGCTGCCTTACGCGCGGCAGGGGATACCCATCATCGGGCTGGAGCCTAGCTGCTTGCTGACCCTGCGCGACGAGATCCCCGCCTTGTTGCCGGGCGAGGATGCGGCACTGCTGGGCCGGCAGGCCCGAATGTTGGAAGAGTACATTGCCGATCAGGATGACAATCCAGACTTTACCCTTTCGCTACAATCTCCTGCGCCACGGATTTTGTTGCACGGCCACTGTCATCAAAAGGCGATGGGTGTGATGACCAGCATTCAAAAGACCCTGTCACGCTTGCCCGATACCGAAATCGAGACGGTTGAGACAAGTTGTTGTGGTATGGCCGGGGCCTTCGGTTACGGCACTGACACACATGATATTTCGCTCAAGATGGCCGAGATCGACCTGGCCCCCACCGTGCGCAAGGCGTGCGACGCCACGTTGATTGTTGCCGATGGAACGTCCTGTCGGCATCAGGTGTCCGACACGACGGGGCGCAAGCCGATCCATGTGGCTCGGCTGCTGGAAATGGCGCTGAAATAA
- a CDS encoding GntR family transcriptional regulator: MMNHTGSQAIKRKSLHQELVDRLQPLIIGGELAPGSKVPEKMLCTRFGVSRTPLREALKVLASEGLVRLEPNRGAWVTQVTISEVEEVFPVLGALEALSGELACKSITDAEIAAVRGLHEDMIRSYEKRDLDSYFAINQKIHRAILLAARNDTLTTSCQALSLRMQRARYLANMSEGRWYAAVQEHETILKFLVERDGSRLARTLLDHMDAKRASVVQWLEAQKVSTDPD, from the coding sequence ATGATGAACCACACCGGGTCTCAGGCGATCAAGCGGAAATCCCTTCACCAGGAGTTGGTCGACCGCCTGCAGCCGCTGATCATCGGGGGTGAGCTTGCCCCCGGTTCCAAGGTTCCGGAAAAGATGCTTTGCACGCGGTTCGGCGTTTCACGGACCCCGCTGCGCGAGGCGCTCAAGGTCTTGGCGTCCGAGGGGTTGGTGCGGCTGGAACCCAACCGGGGTGCGTGGGTCACGCAGGTCACGATCAGCGAGGTCGAAGAGGTTTTCCCGGTGCTCGGTGCGCTTGAGGCGTTGTCAGGCGAACTGGCCTGCAAGAGCATAACCGACGCAGAAATCGCTGCCGTGCGCGGCCTGCATGAAGACATGATCCGCAGTTACGAGAAACGGGATCTGGACAGCTATTTTGCCATCAACCAGAAAATCCACCGCGCGATCCTGCTGGCGGCACGCAACGACACGCTGACGACATCCTGCCAAGCGCTGTCCCTGCGGATGCAGCGCGCCCGGTATCTGGCCAACATGTCTGAGGGCCGCTGGTATGCCGCAGTGCAAGAGCACGAAACCATCCTGAAATTTCTGGTCGAGAGGGATGGCAGTAGGTTGGCCCGTACGCTGCTGGATCACATGGATGCCAAACGAGCATCGGTTGTTCAGTGGCTGGAAGCTCAGAAAGTGTCCACGGACCCCGATTGA
- a CDS encoding 4,5-dihydroxyphthalate decarboxylase → MSNPLLPTVLRMQGNVAPLEDGRVSVEGFDLSILNESTMKGAFRRMVRSHEFEVSELALTTYVVAREYGARFTALPIFLVREFHHGAILFNRHAGITDPRQLEGQRVGVDRGFTVTTGVWARSILADEYGVDLSKITWVLSSDEHVENFEPPANVEYLEEGRELREELNNGALSCVIGFFPHDIPAEYENIVALYPDGLQAGLDAFDARGHYPINHLMVVRNDILDAHPTLPRAMFDAFSQSKDLYVDALRAGLIKNPDHIDDMHRRILDRGKDPLPYGLAPNRELLETYIESCVSQGVLKNRVALDDLFEPSTLDLVG, encoded by the coding sequence ATGAGCAACCCCCTCCTCCCAACGGTCTTGCGGATGCAAGGCAACGTGGCGCCACTAGAAGATGGCCGGGTGTCGGTTGAAGGCTTCGATCTGTCGATCTTGAACGAGTCCACCATGAAGGGCGCCTTTCGGCGTATGGTCCGATCCCACGAGTTCGAGGTCAGTGAACTGGCACTGACGACCTATGTGGTGGCCCGTGAATACGGCGCCCGTTTCACCGCGCTGCCGATCTTTCTGGTCCGTGAATTTCATCACGGAGCGATCCTGTTCAACCGACATGCGGGCATCACCGATCCTCGCCAGCTAGAGGGGCAGCGCGTCGGCGTAGACCGCGGATTTACCGTGACGACCGGCGTTTGGGCCCGGTCGATTTTGGCAGATGAATACGGCGTTGACCTGTCGAAAATCACTTGGGTTCTGTCGAGCGACGAACATGTGGAGAATTTCGAACCGCCTGCGAATGTCGAGTACCTTGAGGAGGGCCGCGAGTTGCGGGAGGAACTCAACAATGGCGCACTATCGTGTGTGATCGGCTTTTTCCCGCACGACATTCCGGCAGAATACGAAAACATCGTGGCGCTGTACCCCGACGGGCTTCAGGCTGGACTGGATGCGTTCGATGCGCGCGGGCACTATCCCATCAACCATCTGATGGTTGTGCGAAATGACATTCTGGACGCGCACCCGACATTGCCACGCGCCATGTTCGATGCGTTTTCCCAGTCGAAAGACCTATACGTCGATGCATTGAGGGCGGGCCTGATCAAGAACCCCGATCATATCGACGACATGCACCGAAGAATTCTTGACCGGGGCAAGGATCCGTTGCCCTACGGTCTGGCGCCCAATCGGGAGTTGCTTGAAACCTACATTGAAAGCTGCGTGTCTCAGGGGGTTCTGAAAAACCGGGTCGCCCTGGATGACCTGTTCGAACCTTCAACGCTGGACCTAGTCGGTTAA
- a CDS encoding amidohydrolase family protein, producing the protein MSKIMAIKVGKLIDGNGGPVLDNGVIVIEGDRITAVGAQSDIQVPPDAEVVEEPGLTAMPGMMDVHLHIGQFNNLTFRNYRVAQYEISPELQQLYMLFHSQLCFERGFTTLRDEGLMSTRGLLTDHTIAVRDSINLGIFPGPRLVVAAFTVGTGSHLDLIHPRAALRDPDATADGADEMRKLARQNLLRGADWLKTCASGGGGTDKESPKVRNHTQEELDAVCDEAHAQHSYCSIHCFTPESQKMAIKAGADTIEHMVFHSDEMNEEIVKHGIPVCPTLLHRTDRAIEIRSGTGTSQFTLDKMKKIQPFTYETFQAMHKAGVKIIMGTDMGQEPDMGSNALELEVYVQLGMTPMEAILTTTRNAAEALHMEKDIGTLDAGKLADILLIDGNPAEDITVLQPRENIKVVMKDGKIFVDRRNGKDKSVINVDYGSWQLADG; encoded by the coding sequence ATGTCCAAAATTATGGCGATCAAAGTCGGCAAGCTGATTGACGGGAACGGCGGGCCGGTTCTGGACAATGGCGTTATTGTCATTGAGGGCGACAGGATCACAGCTGTCGGCGCGCAGTCTGACATACAGGTGCCGCCTGATGCGGAGGTGGTCGAAGAGCCCGGCCTGACGGCGATGCCGGGGATGATGGACGTTCATCTGCATATCGGGCAGTTCAACAACCTCACTTTCCGGAACTACCGTGTGGCGCAGTATGAGATTTCGCCGGAACTTCAGCAGCTTTACATGCTGTTCCACTCTCAACTGTGCTTTGAGCGCGGCTTTACCACGTTGCGTGACGAAGGGCTGATGTCGACGCGCGGCCTGCTGACGGATCATACGATTGCGGTGCGGGATTCAATCAATCTTGGGATTTTCCCCGGACCTCGTCTTGTCGTCGCCGCCTTTACTGTGGGGACTGGCTCACATCTGGATCTCATTCATCCCCGTGCCGCGCTGCGGGATCCGGACGCAACCGCCGACGGCGCCGATGAAATGCGCAAGCTTGCCCGACAGAACCTGCTCCGGGGCGCGGATTGGTTGAAGACCTGTGCATCTGGTGGTGGTGGCACCGACAAAGAAAGCCCCAAAGTTCGCAATCACACTCAGGAAGAGTTGGATGCGGTCTGTGACGAGGCGCATGCGCAGCACAGTTATTGTTCTATTCATTGCTTTACCCCGGAATCCCAGAAAATGGCGATCAAGGCGGGGGCTGATACGATTGAACACATGGTGTTCCACAGTGACGAGATGAACGAGGAAATCGTCAAGCACGGTATCCCGGTCTGTCCAACCCTGCTCCATCGTACCGACCGCGCGATCGAGATCCGTAGCGGAACAGGCACGTCGCAGTTCACCTTGGACAAGATGAAAAAGATCCAGCCGTTCACCTATGAAACCTTTCAGGCAATGCACAAGGCGGGTGTCAAGATCATCATGGGCACTGACATGGGTCAGGAACCCGACATGGGCAGCAACGCGCTTGAACTGGAGGTCTACGTTCAGCTGGGTATGACGCCGATGGAGGCGATCCTGACAACGACGCGGAATGCGGCCGAGGCGTTGCATATGGAAAAGGACATCGGCACGCTGGATGCAGGCAAACTCGCCGACATCCTGTTGATCGATGGAAACCCGGCCGAGGATATTACGGTCTTGCAGCCGCGCGAAAATATCAAGGTGGTCATGAAGGACGGAAAGATTTTTGTCGACCGTCGCAATGGCAAGGACAAGTCGGTGATCAATGTTGATTATGGCTCATGGCAGCTTGCTGACGGGTGA
- a CDS encoding sulfite exporter TauE/SafE family protein gives MTFLLITTIGVACLLGGLLKGISGSGLPSVVVPLVALQSDVPTAVAIAQIPTLAINLVQAWPRAHPARSVLPHWPIAATLFVATLIGVSLLRVAPPTILLLIVAGLTTFAAMFLVLVPSFVLPKRLRLTVGVPIASVAGVSAGLASLAGPILVPYLLALRLPKDLFISVVSLCYLACIVPTIGAFLYWNVVDPRLFILSGVAVLPALLGMWVGNRMRDRIDERRFRYVVLTVLVGTAALLVGKAMS, from the coding sequence ATGACTTTCCTGCTCATAACAACAATCGGCGTTGCTTGCCTGCTGGGCGGCCTCCTCAAGGGGATTTCCGGTTCTGGGTTGCCATCCGTTGTTGTCCCTTTGGTTGCGCTCCAGTCCGATGTGCCGACAGCGGTCGCAATTGCCCAGATTCCGACCCTGGCGATCAATCTCGTTCAGGCTTGGCCCCGCGCGCATCCTGCTCGTTCGGTTTTGCCGCACTGGCCCATTGCAGCAACGCTGTTTGTGGCCACGCTCATCGGTGTTAGCCTTCTTCGGGTGGCTCCGCCAACCATCCTGCTTCTCATCGTGGCCGGGCTTACCACTTTCGCCGCGATGTTCCTTGTCCTTGTTCCGTCCTTTGTTTTGCCAAAGCGACTGAGGTTGACGGTCGGCGTTCCCATTGCCTCGGTTGCTGGCGTGTCTGCTGGATTGGCGTCGCTCGCGGGGCCGATCCTAGTGCCCTATCTTCTGGCGCTTCGATTGCCGAAGGACCTCTTCATCTCGGTTGTCAGCCTTTGCTATCTAGCTTGCATTGTGCCGACGATTGGCGCGTTTCTGTATTGGAACGTGGTGGATCCCCGGCTGTTTATACTTTCAGGCGTCGCCGTCCTTCCCGCACTTTTGGGAATGTGGGTCGGCAATCGGATGCGCGACAGAATAGACGAAAGGCGCTTTCGGTATGTCGTTCTGACCGTATTGGTGGGAACAGCGGCCCTATTGGTTGGAAAGGCTATGTCATGA
- a CDS encoding IclR family transcriptional regulator, which yields MTLTEISAGTSVDKATALRLLGTLQDFNLVSRDPVKLVYVIGPAALHLAGAMQGSLQTMALPHLTTLRDKTEESASLNVQRGLERVALLSVEARHELRVVPSPNSAAPIYSGASGLAFMAFMPPANSARIIEITGLDPVNQRGISEPGQFLEEMNTVRRQGYAVTRGDVTPGAAAIAAPVLDSAGLPLAVVSLRGPDVRMSPARIAEIAPMVVDAASRISADLLGATDADLSEGK from the coding sequence ATGACGCTCACGGAAATCAGCGCGGGAACGTCAGTCGACAAGGCGACCGCGCTTCGGTTGCTCGGAACGCTTCAGGATTTCAACCTTGTGTCGCGCGATCCGGTCAAACTTGTTTATGTCATTGGTCCTGCAGCGCTTCATCTGGCCGGGGCAATGCAGGGTAGCCTCCAGACGATGGCGCTGCCGCATTTGACCACTTTGCGCGACAAGACAGAAGAATCGGCCTCGCTTAACGTTCAGCGCGGTTTGGAACGTGTTGCTCTTTTGTCAGTTGAGGCGCGTCACGAACTGCGAGTTGTGCCAAGTCCTAACAGCGCTGCACCGATATACTCGGGCGCGTCGGGTCTGGCGTTCATGGCGTTCATGCCGCCCGCGAACAGCGCCCGAATAATTGAGATCACAGGTCTGGACCCTGTCAACCAGCGCGGGATCTCGGAGCCCGGACAATTTCTGGAAGAGATGAACACAGTTCGGCGCCAAGGTTACGCCGTCACCCGAGGCGATGTCACGCCCGGAGCGGCAGCAATTGCGGCGCCGGTTCTGGACAGCGCGGGATTGCCATTGGCGGTTGTCTCTTTGCGCGGCCCGGATGTGCGGATGAGCCCGGCCCGCATTGCCGAAATTGCGCCGATGGTTGTGGATGCAGCATCGCGCATCAGCGCCGATCTCCTTGGCGCGACCGACGCAGACCTAAGCGAGGGAAAATGA
- a CDS encoding SDR family oxidoreductase: protein MTDTVLITGATRGIGLSTAHHLSDQGFRVVGIGRSAPDTEFPGELFLADLADIAATHSVMDAILARFEVDCIVNNVGLNIVEPLGDVQLDSLARVLDLNLRVSVQVAQAALEGMKSRKYGRIINLSSRGALGRAGRTSYGAAKAGIIGMTRTWALELAPYQITANAVSPGPTETEMFKRNNLEGPGAEERRQEFLSGIPLGRFAQPDEVAFAIGFLLDRRASFVTGQLLHVCGGSSLVSSAI from the coding sequence ATGACAGATACTGTATTGATCACAGGAGCCACGCGGGGCATCGGTTTGAGCACGGCGCACCATCTCTCTGATCAGGGTTTCCGGGTCGTCGGCATTGGTCGCAGCGCGCCTGACACCGAGTTTCCGGGCGAGCTTTTTCTTGCGGACCTAGCAGACATCGCTGCAACTCACTCCGTCATGGACGCCATACTGGCGCGGTTTGAGGTGGATTGCATCGTCAACAACGTCGGCCTCAATATCGTGGAGCCTCTTGGTGACGTACAACTGGACAGTCTGGCACGGGTTCTGGACTTGAACCTGCGTGTCTCGGTTCAGGTTGCTCAGGCAGCGCTGGAAGGGATGAAGTCTCGTAAGTACGGGCGGATCATCAACCTTTCAAGCCGGGGCGCGCTTGGTCGCGCCGGGCGCACGAGCTATGGTGCCGCCAAAGCTGGCATCATAGGTATGACGCGGACTTGGGCGCTTGAACTCGCTCCGTATCAAATTACGGCGAATGCGGTTTCTCCGGGACCGACGGAAACGGAAATGTTCAAGCGCAACAATCTTGAAGGACCGGGCGCGGAGGAGAGGCGTCAGGAGTTTCTGTCGGGTATTCCCCTGGGCCGGTTCGCGCAGCCAGATGAGGTCGCGTTCGCAATCGGTTTCCTGCTCGACCGAAGAGCGAGCTTTGTGACGGGCCAGTTGTTGCATGTGTGCGGAGGTTCGTCACTTGTCTCATCGGCGATTTGA
- a CDS encoding GlcG/HbpS family heme-binding protein has protein sequence MTSITLKDAAEVVDNVLAKGREQEFEPLTAVVLDAGGHVVAAKREDGSGIIRFELALGKAYGALGFGLGSRDLAGKAKNAPGFMVGASDASGGRCIPAPGGVLIKNADGHIIGAVGISGDTGPNDEICAIAAIEKVGFTPDAG, from the coding sequence ATGACAAGTATTACACTTAAGGATGCCGCCGAGGTGGTCGACAATGTGCTCGCAAAGGGGCGAGAACAGGAATTCGAGCCTCTGACTGCGGTGGTGCTTGACGCGGGTGGCCACGTTGTCGCGGCAAAACGCGAGGATGGAAGCGGCATCATCCGTTTCGAACTGGCGCTCGGGAAAGCCTACGGCGCGCTCGGTTTCGGGCTCGGCTCGCGCGATCTGGCGGGCAAGGCCAAGAACGCGCCGGGCTTTATGGTCGGGGCCTCGGATGCGTCGGGGGGTCGTTGCATTCCGGCACCCGGCGGTGTGCTGATCAAGAACGCGGACGGGCACATCATCGGTGCCGTGGGCATTTCAGGGGACACTGGCCCCAATGACGAGATTTGCGCCATTGCCGCCATCGAGAAAGTTGGATTTACACCCGACGCCGGATAA
- a CDS encoding sugar phosphate isomerase/epimerase family protein, translated as MLTEFKLSLHTWTIHTTPLETCLEAAAYGGFDAIEIRRSDIVQCYEKGMSKDDVIGMIRDSGVTVSVLGTEYGWWFTPPDETRRLFEVLRETCEIACAVGCDMIMSAPGQVTGTIEDAVEATKVAGDIVGEHDLSLALEFNSQHPLVNKTTVLREIVERADRTNCGMLLDAYHLHRSQGMETGLKDVTADELFAFQYSDVPPVPEPGVRRPVDRLVPGEGVIDWTFLLWRLSEIGYDSYLSYEAPNPALWERCPKEVCAEGVRVTRELVEKASMEMQKN; from the coding sequence ATGCTCACTGAGTTCAAGCTTTCGCTTCACACATGGACGATCCATACGACCCCGCTGGAGACCTGTCTTGAGGCGGCGGCCTACGGCGGCTTCGATGCAATCGAAATCAGAAGAAGTGACATCGTTCAGTGCTATGAAAAAGGCATGAGCAAGGACGATGTTATCGGAATGATACGCGACAGTGGCGTCACGGTAAGCGTCTTGGGGACCGAATATGGGTGGTGGTTCACACCACCTGACGAGACACGTCGATTGTTCGAAGTGCTCCGGGAGACTTGTGAAATAGCCTGCGCCGTCGGTTGCGATATGATCATGAGCGCACCGGGTCAGGTCACCGGGACCATCGAAGACGCCGTCGAAGCGACGAAGGTCGCGGGCGATATCGTGGGGGAGCACGACCTATCGCTTGCGCTGGAGTTCAATTCACAGCACCCCCTTGTGAACAAAACTACGGTCCTCAGAGAGATCGTCGAGCGCGCCGACAGAACGAATTGCGGGATGCTGCTGGACGCCTACCACCTTCATAGAAGCCAAGGCATGGAAACGGGACTGAAGGACGTGACGGCCGATGAGCTGTTCGCGTTTCAATACAGCGATGTCCCGCCCGTTCCCGAGCCGGGCGTTCGCCGCCCTGTCGACAGGCTTGTGCCCGGTGAGGGTGTTATTGACTGGACCTTCCTGCTCTGGCGATTGAGCGAAATCGGCTACGACAGCTACCTGAGTTATGAGGCCCCCAATCCGGCCTTGTGGGAGCGTTGTCCCAAAGAGGTCTGCGCCGAAGGCGTGCGCGTGACGCGGGAGTTGGTCGAGAAAGCCTCAATGGAAATGCAGAAAAACTGA
- a CDS encoding SDR family oxidoreductase → MGNRVAVVTGAGSGVGRSAALALLGGGYAVALAGRRREALEETAEMAKGAEALVVPTDVTDPEAVEALFAAVKDKFGRLDTLFNNAGGGAPSTNFGDVEYETWRKVVEVNLNGMFLCANAAYRMMRDQDPQGGRIINNGSISAHAPRPGSAPYTTTKHAISGLTKCISLDGRVHNIVCGQIDIGNAATPMTARMAGGVPQPNGTVMPEPTMDVSNVGNMVLMMANTELSANIQSVMVMASDMPFVGRG, encoded by the coding sequence ATGGGGAATCGCGTAGCAGTTGTGACAGGTGCCGGAAGCGGTGTCGGTCGTTCCGCAGCTCTGGCCTTGCTAGGGGGTGGATATGCGGTGGCGCTGGCGGGGCGGCGTCGCGAAGCATTGGAAGAGACGGCGGAAATGGCCAAAGGTGCCGAGGCGCTGGTCGTACCGACAGATGTGACCGACCCCGAGGCTGTAGAAGCGCTTTTCGCGGCGGTGAAGGACAAGTTCGGTCGCCTCGACACGCTATTCAACAACGCGGGCGGTGGTGCCCCAAGCACCAATTTCGGCGATGTTGAATACGAGACTTGGCGCAAAGTTGTTGAGGTCAACCTGAACGGCATGTTTCTGTGCGCGAACGCGGCATACCGCATGATGCGCGATCAGGACCCGCAGGGGGGCCGGATCATCAATAACGGATCAATCTCCGCTCACGCTCCGCGTCCGGGCTCTGCGCCATACACAACAACCAAGCATGCCATTTCCGGCTTGACCAAGTGCATATCTCTGGACGGGCGGGTTCATAATATCGTTTGCGGACAAATTGACATCGGCAATGCGGCAACGCCGATGACCGCGCGTATGGCGGGCGGTGTTCCGCAACCAAACGGGACCGTCATGCCTGAGCCGACAATGGATGTCAGCAACGTTGGAAACATGGTTCTGATGATGGCCAACACTGAACTTTCGGCAAATATCCAATCTGTCATGGTGATGGCGTCAGACATGCCGTTTGTTGGCCGTGGATGA